In a single window of the Maniola jurtina chromosome 4, ilManJurt1.1, whole genome shotgun sequence genome:
- the LOC123864341 gene encoding protein obstructor-E-like, which produces MRSLIIFAACAFVSAQDFDCPTKVGFYADPYQCDLYYKCSKGEAEPKLCPDGLVFADENPNKELCDIPSNVECGDRKELQEPKPSPGCPRQNGYFKHPDPQACDKFNFCSDGVPNEHPCPPGLYFNEETSNCDWKESVRRTCDQITKDVLDDGFTCPDGDVMGPNGRALPHPTFPHPEDCQKFYICRNGVQPQKGSCPSGKVYNEDTFMCDEPEKVQGCENYYEGQPTEKNKLPKKA; this is translated from the exons ATGAGAAGTTTAATCATCTTCGCTGCGTGCGCTTTTG TTTCAGCGCAAGACTTCGACTGCCCTACCAAGGTCGGATTCTACGCAGACCCATACCAGTGTGACCTTTATTACAAATGCAGCAAAG GTGAAGCGGAACCAAAACTTTGTCCAGATGGCCTAGTGTTTGCAGATGAAAACCCCAACAAAGAGCTGTGTGACATCCCATCAAATGTAGAATGTGGAGACAGAAAAGAATTAC AGGAACCAAAACCCTCTCCAGGCTGCCCACGTCAAAATGGATACTTCAAGCACCCAGATCCTCAG GCTTGCGACAAATTCAACTTCTGCTCGGATGGTGTACCCAACGAACACCCTTGCCCTCCCGGTCTGTACTTCAACGAAGAGACTTCCAACTGTGACTGGAAGGAATCTGTGCGGCGTACGTGCGATCAGATCActaaag ATGTATTAGATGATGGTTTCACTTGCCCCGATGGTGATGTGATGGGACCCAACGGCCGTGCTCTACCACACCCCACATTCCCCCACCCCGAAGACTGCCAGAAGTTCTACATCTGCCGCAACGGAGTGCAGCCACAGAAGGGCAGCTGTCCTTCAGGAAAGGTTTACAATGAAGACACGTTCATGTGCGACGAACCAGAGAAGGTGCAAGGATG TGAAAACTACTACGAAGGGCAACCTACAGAAAAGAACAAACTACCGAAGAAGGCGTAG